One window of the Actinomyces procaprae genome contains the following:
- a CDS encoding PTS sugar transporter subunit IIB gives MNITCVCGMGIGTSMLLKMNVEQAAASLGLDAEVSTSDIGTAKGAAQSADLIITSAELAEELTGLSTPVAVVHNFTDISEIEAALKEKTQ, from the coding sequence ATGAACATCACCTGCGTCTGCGGCATGGGCATCGGCACCTCGATGCTGCTGAAGATGAACGTCGAGCAGGCCGCGGCCTCGCTCGGCCTTGACGCGGAGGTCAGCACCTCCGACATCGGCACCGCCAAGGGGGCCGCGCAGAGCGCCGATCTGATCATCACCTCGGCTGAACTCGCCGAGGAGCTCACCGGGCTGTCCACGCCGGTCGCCGTGGTCCACAACTTCACCGACATCTCCGAGATCGAGGCCGCCTTGAAGGAGAAGACTCAGTGA
- a CDS encoding MFS transporter translates to MPSSNRFIAAIQKTGFPTNLATGFLAVIIFVIGDGIEAVWITNYLSSEAVGFTVSQASMIVTSYGVVVAIAAFLSGALCDAIGCRRVMLIGLVSFLVFDALFIAVGLPSHNLPLLLLFYGFRGFGYPMFAYGFLTWTMMVTPPARQSSVSGWFWFAFSLGMQLLGSYFSSLLLPHIGHIPTLWLGWVLAAVGGTIGMLFLRLHPSSAQTRGKSVAQSVGSAVSVLWRYPKVSVGGVVKIINLSGQYGMQAYYVVYLHKVYGMPESQAILEFSIFGFVAILGDVFWGVIGDKLGWRNTLQWFATPITAAALAYIYLIPIVAGPNFFLIALGTSAVGIGLSAHVPTTPLITAHAHGETGNALAILNLGAGLGAFVGPAIVTLLMGDETTASGYLWVAMALAGIYVISFFLCFALKLPGNARILDSFDDDAEQQEAVTA, encoded by the coding sequence ATGCCCAGTTCCAACAGGTTCATAGCAGCCATACAGAAAACCGGATTCCCCACCAACCTCGCCACGGGGTTCCTGGCGGTCATCATCTTCGTGATCGGCGACGGTATTGAGGCCGTCTGGATCACCAACTACCTGTCCAGCGAGGCCGTGGGCTTCACCGTCTCCCAGGCCTCGATGATCGTCACCTCCTACGGGGTGGTCGTGGCCATCGCCGCCTTCCTGTCCGGAGCCCTGTGCGACGCGATCGGCTGCCGCCGGGTGATGCTGATCGGCCTGGTGTCATTCCTGGTGTTCGACGCACTGTTCATCGCCGTCGGGCTGCCCAGCCATAATCTGCCGCTGCTGCTGCTTTTCTATGGGTTCCGCGGCTTCGGCTACCCCATGTTCGCCTACGGGTTCCTGACCTGGACGATGATGGTGACCCCGCCCGCCCGGCAGTCCTCGGTCTCCGGCTGGTTCTGGTTCGCCTTCAGCCTGGGCATGCAGCTGCTCGGCTCCTACTTCTCCAGCCTGCTGCTGCCCCACATCGGTCACATCCCCACCCTGTGGCTCGGCTGGGTGCTCGCGGCGGTCGGCGGCACCATCGGCATGCTGTTCCTGCGGCTGCACCCCTCCTCCGCGCAGACCCGCGGCAAGTCCGTGGCCCAGTCCGTCGGTTCGGCGGTCTCGGTACTGTGGCGCTACCCGAAGGTGTCCGTGGGCGGCGTCGTCAAGATCATCAACCTGTCCGGCCAATACGGCATGCAGGCCTACTACGTGGTCTACCTGCACAAGGTCTACGGCATGCCCGAGTCCCAGGCGATCCTGGAGTTCTCCATCTTCGGCTTCGTGGCCATCCTCGGCGACGTCTTCTGGGGCGTGATCGGCGACAAGCTCGGCTGGCGCAACACCCTCCAGTGGTTCGCCACCCCCATTACGGCGGCGGCGCTGGCCTACATCTACCTGATCCCGATCGTCGCGGGGCCGAACTTCTTCCTGATCGCCCTGGGCACCTCCGCCGTCGGCATCGGGCTCAGTGCGCACGTGCCCACCACGCCGCTGATCACCGCCCACGCCCACGGCGAGACCGGCAACGCGCTGGCCATCCTGAACCTGGGTGCCGGCCTGGGCGCATTCGTGGGCCCGGCCATCGTCACCCTGCTGATGGGCGACGAGACCACCGCCTCCGGCTACCTGTGGGTGGCCATGGCGCTGGCCGGGATCTACGTCATCTCCTTCTTCCTGTGCTTCGCCCTGAAACTGCCCGGCAACGCCCGCATCCTCGACAGCTTCGACGACGACGCCGAGCAACAGGAGGCGGTAACCGCCTGA
- a CDS encoding DeoR/GlpR family DNA-binding transcription regulator, with amino-acid sequence MNNGTPDPLSARSDTRARREALIRELRERGEMDVAELPGRFGVSVETIRRDLRHLESSGRIIRSYGRVAAAESATYETSRDFRSSHNVDEKDRIARAAAACLGHAETVFLDEGNQPLLVGRALPVDHPLTVVTSSLPTAIELAERPRYTVIAVGGRIRPKTLGAVDHWATTMLERMEPDLAFIGANGITDDGWLTTPDPAVAAVKETALAVARSAVLVGNHTKFGHSTFVRFGHARSLDRIITGRELRSATARRLGSFGPQVDRV; translated from the coding sequence ATGAACAACGGCACCCCTGATCCGCTCTCGGCGCGCTCGGACACCCGGGCGCGCCGGGAGGCGCTCATCCGCGAACTGCGCGAGCGCGGTGAGATGGATGTGGCGGAGCTCCCCGGGCGCTTCGGCGTATCCGTGGAGACCATCCGCCGCGACCTGCGCCACCTGGAGTCCAGTGGCCGGATCATCCGCAGCTACGGCAGGGTGGCGGCGGCGGAGTCGGCCACCTACGAGACCAGCCGCGATTTCCGCTCCAGCCACAACGTTGATGAGAAGGACCGCATCGCCCGGGCAGCCGCCGCCTGCCTGGGACACGCCGAAACCGTCTTCCTGGACGAGGGCAACCAGCCGCTGCTGGTAGGGCGCGCCCTGCCCGTTGACCATCCACTCACCGTGGTGACCAGCTCCCTGCCGACGGCGATCGAGCTGGCCGAGCGGCCGCGCTACACCGTGATCGCCGTCGGCGGTCGGATACGGCCGAAGACCCTGGGCGCCGTCGACCACTGGGCCACCACCATGCTGGAACGGATGGAGCCGGACCTCGCCTTCATCGGTGCCAACGGCATCACCGACGACGGCTGGCTGACCACCCCGGACCCGGCGGTCGCCGCGGTCAAGGAGACGGCGCTCGCCGTCGCCCGCAGCGCCGTACTCGTCGGCAACCACACCAAGTTCGGGCACTCCACCTTCGTGCGCTTCGGGCATGCGCGCTCCCTGGACCGCATCATCACCGGCAGGGAGCTGCGCTCCGCTACGGCACGCCGCCTGGGTTCCTTCGGCCCGCAGGTCGACCGGGTGTGA
- a CDS encoding ATP-binding protein encodes MSTRVILLTGPSGSGKTSLLRRCGAHRLKLDDFYRDGDEPGMPLLDGGVSGAEGVTRAEAQSAIDWDNPASWDADRAMAAILDLCATGSTTVPVYSIPDNATVDYTTLDVDALPVYVAEGVFAAELVDRCRKAGVLADALVLRRPRLQTWWFRLRRDLAEHRKPIHVLLRRGIRLAREEPARIAEWVAKGCRPVDRAECEAVITEHLRADVQQSRADDAA; translated from the coding sequence GTGAGCACCCGCGTCATCCTGCTTACCGGACCGTCCGGCTCCGGCAAGACATCCTTGTTGCGGCGCTGCGGCGCGCACCGCCTCAAACTGGACGACTTCTACCGTGACGGCGATGAGCCGGGCATGCCGCTACTGGACGGCGGCGTCTCCGGCGCCGAGGGCGTCACCCGGGCCGAGGCCCAGAGCGCCATCGACTGGGACAACCCGGCCTCCTGGGATGCCGACCGCGCCATGGCAGCGATCCTCGACCTGTGCGCCACGGGCTCGACGACGGTGCCCGTGTACTCCATCCCGGACAACGCTACCGTCGACTACACCACCCTCGACGTGGACGCCCTGCCGGTATACGTCGCGGAGGGCGTGTTCGCCGCGGAGCTCGTTGACCGTTGCCGGAAGGCCGGCGTGCTCGCCGACGCGCTCGTGCTGCGGCGCCCGCGCCTGCAGACCTGGTGGTTCCGACTGCGCCGGGACCTGGCCGAGCATCGCAAGCCCATTCATGTGCTGCTGCGCCGGGGGATACGGCTGGCGCGGGAGGAGCCCGCCAGAATCGCCGAGTGGGTGGCGAAGGGCTGCCGCCCGGTGGACCGCGCCGAGTGCGAGGCCGTGATCACCGAGCACCTCCGCGCCGACGTCCAGCAGTCGCGGGCCGACGACGCCGCCTGA
- a CDS encoding LutB/LldF family L-lactate oxidation iron-sulfur protein, translating to MTQTFLGMPAASPEEQPHTGGWRTNVEVPQDTLRWGHTFPEGAHKTLANTQMRRNLGHATRTIRNKRQLRVDEMPDWEDLREAAEAVKFEVASRLPELLEQFEANVTANGGIVHWARDAAEANRIVADIIKSKGVDDVVKVKSMATQETNLNEYLADEGITAHETDLAEMIVQLADDMPSHIVVPAIHRNRSEVRGIFLDRMGDAPEDLSDKPEELAGAARAHLRKKFLHAKVAVSGTNMGIAETGTVSIFESEGNGRMCLTLPDTLITLMGIEKLVPRYQDAEIFTQLLPRSATGERMNPYTSMWTGVTPGDGPQEFHLILMDNGRTKVLTDPIGRQALACIRCGSCMNICPVYQHTGGHAYGSVYPGPIGSILTPQLTQGLDDDDPVHTLPFASSLCGACAEVCPVKIDIPTILIHLRARSVDVKRRLVPDMWDVAMNVTAPVMSNGKAWLAATEGVKATRLIGKDGRIGALPFPASLWTRSRDLPIAPKESLRHWWKRTHPEGITPSRTATDAVDAAQPDVTEENR from the coding sequence ATGACCCAGACATTCCTAGGCATGCCCGCCGCCTCCCCCGAGGAGCAGCCCCACACCGGGGGCTGGCGCACCAACGTCGAGGTCCCGCAGGACACGCTGCGCTGGGGCCACACCTTCCCCGAGGGCGCGCACAAGACCCTCGCCAACACCCAGATGCGCCGCAACCTGGGCCACGCCACCCGCACCATCCGCAACAAGCGGCAGCTGCGCGTGGATGAGATGCCGGACTGGGAGGACCTGCGTGAGGCCGCCGAGGCGGTGAAGTTCGAGGTCGCCTCCCGCCTACCCGAGCTGCTGGAGCAGTTCGAGGCGAACGTGACCGCCAACGGTGGCATCGTCCACTGGGCGCGCGACGCCGCCGAGGCCAACCGGATCGTCGCCGACATCATCAAGTCCAAGGGCGTGGACGACGTCGTCAAGGTCAAGTCCATGGCCACCCAGGAGACCAACCTCAACGAGTACCTGGCGGACGAGGGCATCACCGCCCACGAGACCGACCTGGCGGAGATGATCGTCCAGCTGGCCGACGACATGCCCTCCCACATCGTGGTCCCGGCGATCCACCGCAACCGCTCCGAGGTGCGCGGCATCTTCCTGGACCGCATGGGCGACGCCCCCGAGGACCTGTCGGACAAGCCCGAGGAGCTGGCAGGAGCCGCACGCGCGCACCTGCGCAAGAAGTTCCTGCACGCCAAGGTGGCCGTCTCCGGCACCAACATGGGCATCGCCGAAACGGGCACCGTCTCCATCTTCGAGTCCGAGGGCAACGGCCGCATGTGCCTGACCCTGCCGGACACGCTGATCACGCTGATGGGCATCGAGAAGCTGGTCCCCCGCTACCAGGACGCGGAGATCTTCACTCAGCTGCTGCCCCGTTCCGCCACCGGCGAGCGCATGAACCCCTACACCTCCATGTGGACGGGCGTGACCCCCGGCGACGGCCCGCAGGAGTTCCACCTGATCCTCATGGACAACGGCCGCACCAAGGTGCTCACCGACCCCATCGGCCGCCAGGCGCTCGCCTGCATCCGCTGCGGCTCATGCATGAACATCTGCCCCGTCTACCAGCACACCGGCGGGCACGCCTATGGCTCGGTCTACCCCGGGCCGATCGGCTCGATCCTCACCCCCCAGCTCACGCAGGGGCTCGACGACGACGATCCGGTCCACACCCTGCCCTTCGCCTCCTCCCTGTGCGGGGCCTGCGCGGAGGTGTGCCCGGTCAAGATCGACATCCCCACGATCCTCATCCACCTGCGCGCCCGCAGCGTGGACGTCAAACGCCGCCTGGTGCCGGACATGTGGGACGTGGCCATGAACGTCACCGCCCCGGTCATGTCCAACGGCAAGGCCTGGCTGGCCGCCACCGAGGGGGTCAAGGCCACCCGGCTGATCGGCAAGGACGGGCGGATCGGCGCCCTGCCGTTCCCCGCCTCCCTGTGGACCCGGTCGCGCGACCTGCCGATCGCCCCCAAGGAGTCGCTGCGGCACTGGTGGAAGCGCACCCACCCCGAGGGCATCACGCCGTCCCGCACGGCCACCGACGCCGTCGACGCCGCCCAGCCCGATGTCACCGAGGAGAACCGCTGA
- a CDS encoding PTS ascorbate transporter subunit IIC: protein MNALVAVLDFISQEILNVPAYLIGIVAAVGLIALRKSAGQVIGGGLKAAMGYLILGAGATVVTSALAPFGDLIFTVTGAHGVVPTNEVITAQAASEYGTTSAYLIVLSFLVMLLLARFTPLKYVFLTGHHMVFMSTLLAVVLSVGFGPGHSALVVVVGSVLMGIIMVVMPAFAQPYMNRVTGDDKLAVGHFNTVGYLLAGALGSAVGKRSRSTEDMKFPQGLRFLRDSMVSTTLLMLVLYLVFAIWGMIAVPREELMTVFEGTQTSDTYGSYIMAAFAQALQFGIGVSIILYGVRIILGELVPAFQGIANRVVPGAKPALDIPIVFPFGPNASLIGFIASFIGGLASLALIAVWFGPAWGMALILPGMVPHFFDGGGAGVFGNATGGRRGAILGGFVNGMLITFLPAALLTVMGSLGLANSTFGDADFGWFGSIVGVLSRLGAVGGSLTALGFGALLFAVAWWYQVRLVNTGWLPASERAALQEENKAKAAAA, encoded by the coding sequence GTGAACGCGTTGGTCGCGGTTCTCGATTTCATCAGCCAGGAGATCCTCAACGTCCCCGCCTACCTGATCGGCATCGTCGCCGCCGTCGGCCTGATCGCGCTGCGCAAGTCCGCCGGGCAGGTCATCGGCGGAGGACTCAAGGCGGCAATGGGCTATCTGATTCTCGGTGCCGGCGCCACCGTGGTCACGAGCGCGCTGGCGCCGTTCGGGGACCTGATCTTCACGGTTACCGGCGCCCACGGCGTCGTCCCGACCAACGAGGTCATTACCGCCCAGGCCGCGAGCGAGTATGGGACCACATCCGCCTATCTCATCGTGCTCAGCTTCCTGGTGATGCTGCTGCTGGCCAGATTCACGCCGCTGAAGTACGTGTTCCTTACCGGACACCACATGGTGTTCATGTCGACGCTGCTGGCCGTGGTCCTGTCGGTGGGCTTCGGCCCCGGGCACTCCGCCCTCGTGGTGGTGGTCGGCTCGGTGCTCATGGGCATCATCATGGTGGTGATGCCGGCCTTCGCCCAGCCGTACATGAACCGGGTCACCGGGGATGACAAGCTGGCCGTGGGTCACTTCAACACTGTCGGCTACCTGCTGGCGGGTGCGCTCGGCAGCGCCGTCGGCAAGCGCTCACGCTCCACCGAGGACATGAAGTTCCCGCAGGGCCTGCGCTTCCTACGCGACTCCATGGTCTCAACGACCCTGCTCATGCTGGTCCTGTATCTGGTGTTCGCCATCTGGGGCATGATCGCCGTACCCCGCGAGGAACTCATGACGGTCTTCGAGGGGACGCAGACCTCCGACACCTACGGCTCCTACATCATGGCGGCCTTTGCGCAGGCACTGCAGTTCGGGATCGGCGTCAGCATCATCCTGTACGGGGTGCGCATCATCCTCGGTGAACTGGTACCGGCCTTCCAGGGAATCGCCAACCGGGTGGTGCCCGGCGCCAAGCCCGCGCTCGACATCCCGATCGTCTTCCCCTTCGGCCCCAACGCCTCACTGATCGGCTTCATCGCCTCCTTCATCGGCGGGCTGGCCTCGCTCGCCCTGATCGCCGTCTGGTTCGGACCCGCCTGGGGCATGGCCCTCATACTGCCCGGCATGGTTCCGCACTTCTTCGACGGCGGCGGTGCCGGTGTGTTCGGCAACGCCACCGGCGGGCGCCGGGGCGCGATCCTGGGCGGATTCGTCAACGGCATGCTCATCACCTTCCTGCCCGCCGCGCTGCTGACCGTCATGGGGTCCCTCGGCCTGGCCAACTCCACCTTCGGCGACGCCGACTTCGGCTGGTTCGGCTCGATCGTGGGCGTGCTCAGCCGCCTGGGCGCCGTCGGCGGCTCGCTCACCGCGCTCGGCTTCGGCGCGCTTCTGTTCGCCGTCGCCTGGTGGTACCAGGTACGGCTGGTGAACACCGGCTGGTTGCCCGCATCCGAGCGGGCGGCGCTGCAGGAGGAGAACAAGGCGAAGGCGGCGGCCGCCTGA
- a CDS encoding pentapeptide repeat-containing protein, whose product MPDAHLPRPPRAKPARPRDLEPTDAVVLRAGGYADLARISGVDISGVDLRGLELVECVLEDVRADRAHLEEFRLAESRVDRLTAAELHAQRSVWREVSWEASRVGACECHDAQWRSVLVEDCRIGFLGLGRANLLDVRLRGCMVDTLDLTAATLNRVAFDDCRVGELRIRESRLKDVDLRGLTLNQVDDAAGLRGAWVGADQLAELAPALAAYAGLRIV is encoded by the coding sequence ATGCCCGACGCGCATCTCCCCCGGCCGCCCCGCGCGAAACCGGCCCGGCCGCGGGACCTCGAGCCGACCGACGCCGTCGTCCTGCGTGCAGGCGGGTACGCCGACCTGGCCCGGATCAGCGGCGTCGACATCTCCGGGGTGGATCTGCGCGGGTTGGAGCTGGTTGAGTGCGTCTTGGAGGATGTGCGGGCGGATCGTGCCCATCTTGAGGAGTTCCGCCTGGCGGAGTCGCGCGTGGACAGGCTGACGGCCGCCGAGCTGCACGCACAGCGGTCGGTGTGGAGAGAGGTCTCCTGGGAGGCCTCACGAGTCGGGGCCTGCGAATGCCATGATGCGCAGTGGCGCAGCGTGCTGGTTGAGGACTGCCGCATCGGCTTCCTGGGGCTGGGGCGGGCCAATCTGCTCGATGTGCGCCTACGCGGTTGCATGGTGGACACGCTCGACCTGACCGCCGCCACACTCAACCGAGTGGCTTTTGACGACTGCCGCGTCGGCGAGTTGCGGATACGGGAGAGCCGGCTCAAGGACGTCGATCTTCGGGGACTCACGCTCAACCAAGTCGACGACGCCGCCGGGCTGCGCGGGGCCTGGGTGGGCGCCGACCAACTCGCGGAGCTCGCGCCCGCACTCGCCGCATATGCGGGCCTGAGAATCGTCTAG
- a CDS encoding LutC/YkgG family protein, giving the protein MDAKTAILARAREAISRSQQGRPVREVPRNYIRVGADAPGSEPVVADMVEKLEDYSATVVRAPKDAAILDAIDELLGDARSVVVPAGLPQEYKDAAARSGRTVHEDSRQEPIPTLELDRIEAVLTCSRVGISISGTICLDGEPDQGRRAISLVPDKHVVVLERETIMPTVPQAVDVLGQHPTRPTTWIAGGSATSDIELVRVNGVHGPRNLGVVIAH; this is encoded by the coding sequence ATGGACGCCAAGACCGCTATTCTCGCCCGCGCCCGCGAGGCCATCTCCCGGTCCCAGCAGGGCCGCCCGGTGCGGGAGGTTCCCCGCAACTACATCCGGGTCGGCGCCGACGCCCCCGGCTCCGAGCCGGTCGTGGCGGACATGGTGGAGAAACTGGAGGACTACTCCGCCACGGTTGTGCGCGCACCGAAGGACGCCGCCATCCTGGACGCCATCGACGAGCTGCTCGGGGACGCGCGCAGCGTCGTCGTCCCCGCCGGGCTGCCCCAGGAGTACAAGGATGCGGCCGCCCGCAGCGGGCGCACCGTGCACGAGGACTCCCGCCAGGAGCCGATCCCGACCCTGGAACTGGACCGGATCGAGGCAGTGCTGACCTGCTCCCGCGTGGGGATCTCCATCTCGGGCACGATCTGCCTGGACGGAGAGCCCGACCAGGGCCGCCGCGCCATCAGCCTCGTGCCGGACAAGCACGTCGTCGTCCTGGAACGGGAGACGATCATGCCCACGGTGCCGCAGGCCGTCGACGTGCTCGGGCAGCACCCCACCCGCCCCACCACCTGGATCGCCGGCGGATCGGCCACCTCGGATATTGAGCTGGTGCGCGTCAACGGCGTGCACGGTCCGCGCAACCTGGGCGTGGTGATCGCCCACTGA
- a CDS encoding PTS sugar transporter subunit IIA — translation MAVLTLSTALPDTSFRLDVDATDWRDALRLAGEGLTASGAATPEYTEEMIAAVEEHGPYIVIAPGLALAHSRPSPAVLHTGMSWVRLTHPVDFGSPNDPVRHIIGLAAKDEREHLDVMAALARALSDPVARTELDRAPTPAALRALLDPNSTDTTTSTGLEEE, via the coding sequence ATGGCTGTTCTCACTCTGTCCACCGCTTTACCGGATACGTCCTTCCGACTCGACGTCGACGCGACCGACTGGCGTGATGCGCTTCGGCTGGCAGGGGAGGGACTTACCGCTTCCGGGGCGGCGACACCCGAATACACCGAGGAGATGATCGCGGCCGTAGAGGAGCACGGCCCCTACATCGTCATCGCCCCCGGTCTCGCCCTGGCGCACTCGCGGCCCTCCCCGGCGGTGCTGCACACCGGCATGAGCTGGGTGCGGCTGACACACCCCGTCGACTTCGGCAGCCCGAACGATCCGGTGCGCCACATCATCGGGCTGGCAGCCAAGGACGAGCGGGAGCACCTGGACGTCATGGCCGCCCTCGCCCGCGCCCTGTCCGACCCTGTCGCTCGCACCGAGTTGGACCGTGCACCCACTCCCGCGGCGCTCCGCGCACTGCTCGACCCGAACTCAACCGACACCACCACCTCTACCGGATTGGAAGAAGAATGA
- a CDS encoding mannitol dehydrogenase family protein: MTTTLAASPLAPGYDRSAITTGIVHMGVGGFHRAHQAMYLDRLMRAGKALDWGICGVGLLPRDARMRDALTGQDFLYSLTLKHPDGHHEPAIIGSICDYRFAPEDRAGVLEVMTAPATRIVSLTVTEGGYNIDDATGAFRTDTPGAAHDAANPHEPETSFGYIVEALRLRREAGTAPFTVMSCDNLPGNGKIARTAVVAQARLSDPELADWIDANVAFPNCMVDRITPQTTPTDIEEVRAELGVEDAWPVVAEPFTQWVLEDDFPAGRPPYEEVGVQMVDDVVPYELMKLRLLNASHQGLAHWGRLLGMEYAHTAAADPDIAAWVRAFLEREARPRLLPVPGIDLDEYIDTLFERFTNEAIADTLLRLAQFGPSGMPKFVLPTVRENLAAGGPIRLGAAMCAAWSLGVLGTDENGEVIPVADDLRPFARRQEAGDALGFIGNREIFGDLADDERFRTAYAEELAALKRDGARARMRALHRDR; this comes from the coding sequence ATGACCACCACACTCGCCGCCTCTCCGCTCGCCCCCGGCTACGACCGCTCCGCCATCACCACCGGCATCGTCCACATGGGTGTGGGCGGCTTCCACCGCGCCCACCAGGCCATGTACCTGGACCGGCTCATGCGCGCGGGCAAGGCCCTGGACTGGGGGATCTGCGGGGTGGGCCTGCTGCCCCGGGACGCGCGCATGCGCGACGCTTTGACCGGCCAGGACTTCCTGTACAGCCTGACTCTCAAGCACCCCGACGGTCACCACGAGCCCGCGATCATCGGCTCCATCTGCGACTACCGCTTCGCCCCCGAGGACCGCGCCGGGGTGCTGGAGGTGATGACTGCGCCGGCCACCCGCATCGTCTCTCTGACGGTGACCGAGGGCGGCTACAACATCGACGACGCCACCGGCGCCTTCCGCACCGACACCCCCGGCGCCGCCCACGACGCCGCCAACCCGCACGAGCCGGAGACCTCCTTCGGTTACATCGTGGAGGCCCTGCGGCTGCGCCGCGAGGCCGGCACCGCCCCCTTCACCGTGATGAGCTGTGACAACCTGCCCGGCAACGGGAAGATCGCCCGCACCGCCGTCGTGGCCCAGGCGCGCCTGTCCGACCCGGAGCTGGCCGACTGGATCGACGCCAACGTCGCCTTCCCCAACTGCATGGTCGACCGCATCACCCCGCAGACCACCCCCACCGACATTGAGGAGGTGCGCGCCGAACTGGGTGTGGAGGACGCCTGGCCGGTGGTGGCCGAGCCCTTCACCCAGTGGGTGCTGGAGGACGACTTCCCGGCCGGACGCCCGCCGTATGAGGAGGTCGGGGTGCAGATGGTCGACGACGTCGTCCCCTATGAGCTGATGAAGCTGCGGCTGCTGAACGCCTCCCACCAGGGCCTGGCGCACTGGGGCCGGCTGCTGGGCATGGAGTATGCGCACACGGCCGCCGCCGACCCCGACATCGCCGCCTGGGTGCGTGCCTTCCTGGAGCGCGAGGCGCGGCCGCGGCTGCTGCCGGTGCCGGGCATCGACTTGGACGAGTACATCGACACGCTCTTCGAGCGCTTCACCAATGAGGCGATCGCGGACACGCTGCTGCGGCTGGCGCAGTTCGGCCCCTCCGGCATGCCGAAGTTCGTGCTGCCTACCGTGCGCGAGAACCTCGCCGCGGGCGGGCCGATCCGCCTGGGCGCGGCCATGTGCGCCGCCTGGTCGCTGGGGGTGCTCGGCACCGACGAGAACGGTGAGGTGATCCCGGTGGCCGACGACCTGCGGCCCTTCGCGCGGCGGCAGGAGGCGGGCGACGCGCTCGGCTTCATCGGCAACCGGGAGATCTTCGGCGACCTGGCCGACGACGAGCGCTTCCGCACCGCCTACGCCGAGGAGCTGGCTGCGCTCAAGCGGGACGGCGCCCGCGCCCGCATGCGTGCCCTTCACCGAGATCGGTAG
- a CDS encoding ROK family protein, producing the protein MQLSRVTLGKRLDVLLRSGLVDEAGQDASTGGRPRTVFRIRPGCGVLLAVDIGSSRTNLAVTDFAGTILVRDDRLLDLSGGSGTVLPWVRRRLKAMLKEIGAADSVLGVGVCVPGPVDPVSRRLVHPALMPGWHGVDLAAELKEDFDGVPVAVGSDVQVTALGEYRMHWSNPDGIILVKAGEGIAAAAVINGVVRTGATGAAGEIGHMRISEGRQCRCGRFGCLESVAGGWALRERLSEAGWTVGSSEELADLALRGDSLSIELLELSARLVGRALAPVIAVLNPSAVVVAGALADGGAVFLDPLRAALEAVGPQEATRPLVVASAQLGADAGVVGAALLAQDLLTAPAHLDMLLTRVTSRRPDQDSFVKLFT; encoded by the coding sequence ATGCAGCTTTCACGAGTCACGTTGGGCAAGCGGCTTGACGTGCTGCTGCGCTCGGGGCTGGTGGACGAGGCCGGGCAGGACGCCTCGACCGGTGGCAGGCCGCGCACGGTATTCCGAATTCGCCCCGGCTGCGGCGTGCTGCTGGCCGTCGACATCGGCAGCTCACGCACCAACCTGGCGGTGACGGACTTCGCCGGGACGATCCTGGTACGTGATGACCGGCTACTGGACCTCTCTGGCGGTTCTGGCACGGTGCTCCCCTGGGTCCGCCGTCGTTTGAAGGCAATGCTCAAGGAGATCGGCGCCGCCGACAGCGTCCTCGGTGTGGGAGTCTGTGTTCCCGGTCCGGTCGATCCCGTCTCACGGCGCCTGGTCCACCCGGCGCTCATGCCTGGATGGCACGGGGTCGATCTTGCCGCGGAGTTGAAAGAGGATTTCGACGGCGTCCCGGTGGCCGTGGGCAGTGACGTGCAGGTGACCGCACTCGGCGAGTACCGGATGCACTGGTCCAACCCCGACGGCATCATCCTGGTTAAGGCGGGTGAGGGAATCGCCGCGGCTGCCGTGATCAATGGCGTCGTGCGCACGGGCGCCACTGGGGCGGCCGGAGAGATCGGGCACATGCGGATTTCGGAGGGGCGGCAGTGCCGCTGCGGGCGATTCGGGTGCTTGGAATCGGTCGCCGGCGGCTGGGCCCTGCGGGAGCGCCTGAGCGAGGCCGGCTGGACGGTCGGCAGTAGTGAGGAACTGGCCGACCTGGCGCTGCGCGGGGATTCGCTGAGTATCGAGCTGCTCGAGCTTTCGGCGCGACTCGTGGGCCGTGCGCTCGCGCCGGTCATTGCGGTTCTCAATCCCTCCGCGGTGGTGGTCGCCGGCGCCCTCGCCGACGGCGGAGCGGTGTTCCTGGACCCGTTGCGCGCCGCCTTGGAAGCCGTCGGGCCCCAGGAGGCGACTCGGCCGCTCGTCGTCGCGTCGGCGCAGCTGGGGGCCGACGCCGGCGTGGTCGGGGCGGCGCTGTTGGCTCAGGATCTGCTGACGGCCCCCGCGCATCTGGACATGCTGCTGACCCGAGTGACCTCACGGCGCCCAGACCAGGACAGTTTTGTAAAGCTCTTTACATAA